One part of the Janthinobacterium sp. 17J80-10 genome encodes these proteins:
- a CDS encoding RodZ domain-containing protein, which translates to MSEAGMEGGMQPPENPQQETAMAGPGAHLAAQRQAVGWTIEQVANQLNLAPRQVQAMEEDNYAALPGMVIARGFVRSYAKLLKLDSAPLLAMISEPATPSPETLELRRTLSATFTESNLPMAKRSGSSAKWLAVLLVLSLLAAGGWLAWREGLIENWLPGRSAVPEQQAAPQDPAAQAQESAGGVPLGQPTEGAPAATTEPANPATPAMPATPAQAPAAGANAAPKTVPPPAAPAAPAPGQSAAPSAQKTVVAGVSALKPGDKLVLKLREASWVELKRENGELLAARLVPAGSTESFDIDAGANLVVGNAAGVDATFRGKAIDLNAGAKNNVARVKLN; encoded by the coding sequence ATGAGTGAGGCCGGTATGGAAGGCGGCATGCAGCCGCCAGAAAATCCGCAGCAGGAAACCGCCATGGCCGGGCCGGGCGCGCATCTTGCTGCACAGCGGCAGGCTGTCGGCTGGACGATTGAGCAAGTGGCCAATCAGTTGAACCTCGCACCGCGCCAGGTGCAGGCGATGGAAGAGGATAATTACGCCGCATTGCCGGGCATGGTGATTGCGCGCGGCTTTGTGCGCTCCTATGCCAAATTGCTCAAGCTCGATTCGGCGCCGCTGCTGGCAATGATTTCGGAGCCGGCGACGCCGAGCCCGGAAACGCTCGAATTGCGGCGCACCCTGTCGGCAACATTTACAGAGTCGAACTTGCCGATGGCCAAGCGTTCGGGCAGCAGCGCGAAGTGGCTGGCGGTGCTGCTGGTGTTGTCGCTGCTGGCTGCTGGCGGCTGGCTGGCCTGGCGCGAAGGATTGATTGAAAACTGGTTGCCCGGTCGTTCGGCTGTGCCGGAACAGCAGGCAGCGCCGCAGGATCCCGCCGCACAGGCGCAGGAGTCTGCCGGTGGCGTGCCGCTGGGGCAGCCGACCGAGGGCGCCCCGGCAGCAACGACGGAGCCGGCAAATCCAGCGACTCCAGCGATGCCGGCGACGCCGGCGCAGGCCCCTGCTGCAGGGGCGAATGCCGCGCCGAAAACTGTGCCGCCGCCGGCTGCTCCGGCAGCGCCCGCACCGGGTCAATCAGCTGCGCCGTCGGCCCAGAAAACGGTCGTCGCCGGGGTGTCGGCACTCAAGCCTGGCGACAAGCTGGTGCTGAAGTTGCGCGAGGCTTCCTGGGTCGAGCTCAAGCGTGAGAACGGCGAGCTGCTTGCAGCCCGCCTGGTGCCGGCCGGCTCGACCGAGTCTTTCGATATTGACGCGGGCGCAAATCTGGTAGTGGGCAATGCTGCGGGCGTCGATGCGA
- the pilW gene encoding type IV pilus biogenesis/stability protein PilW, whose protein sequence is MKKSGGVVIALAAAFLLAGCAGTGGGVSDERELPTSSDQTDGQRRARIRLQLAVGYYQQHQLPVALDELKLALQADPGFAEAYSMRGLVYMDMGEMRLAEDNFQQALRLAPQSPEFNNNYGWLLCQSGRPEQSIAYFETALKSRNYQSPAKALNNAGVCSQRMKDTVAAERYLNEAFKLEPGNVSTSLNLAKLNYDRRDYEKARFYISRVTRSDSLSADALWQAIKIERKLGDRTAELSLVTQLGRRFPSSTEFAAYQRGAFDE, encoded by the coding sequence ATGAAGAAATCGGGAGGCGTAGTCATCGCCTTGGCGGCGGCATTCTTGCTGGCGGGTTGCGCGGGCACGGGTGGTGGTGTCAGCGATGAGCGCGAATTGCCGACCAGCTCGGACCAGACTGATGGACAGAGGCGCGCACGCATCCGGCTGCAGCTGGCGGTCGGCTATTACCAGCAGCATCAGTTGCCGGTGGCGCTGGACGAACTCAAGCTGGCCCTTCAGGCGGACCCGGGTTTCGCTGAGGCGTACAGCATGCGCGGCCTGGTCTACATGGATATGGGCGAAATGCGCCTGGCCGAGGATAACTTCCAGCAAGCGCTGCGCCTGGCGCCACAAAGCCCTGAATTCAATAATAATTACGGCTGGCTTCTTTGCCAAAGCGGCCGGCCGGAGCAGTCGATCGCTTACTTCGAAACTGCCCTCAAGAGCCGCAACTACCAGTCTCCTGCCAAGGCGCTGAACAATGCGGGCGTGTGCAGCCAGCGCATGAAAGACACTGTGGCGGCCGAGCGTTATTTGAACGAGGCTTTCAAACTGGAACCGGGTAACGTGTCGACCAGTTTGAACCTGGCAAAGTTGAATTATGATCGTCGCGATTATGAGAAGGCACGTTTTTATATTTCGCGCGTTACTCGCTCCGATTCACTGAGTGCTGATGCCTTGTGGCAGGCGATCAAGATTGAACGCAAACTGGGCGACCGCACGGCAGAACTGAGCCTGGTGACCCAGCTGGGCCGCCGTTTCCCCAGTTCGACCGAGTTTGCTGCCTACCAGCGCGGAGCGTTTGATGAGTGA
- the rlmN gene encoding 23S rRNA (adenine(2503)-C(2))-methyltransferase RlmN produces the protein MTTLTNLLDFDPAQLVAYCGELGEKPFRAKQLQRWIHQYGIADFTAMTDLAKSLRDKLATRAFVAAPSVISDHTSTDGTRKWLLDVGQGNAVETVFIPEENRGTLCISTQAGCAVNCRFCSTGKQGFSRNLTVGEIIGQLWMAEFELRKTKGIEAGPKGERQITNVVMMGMGEPLLNFEPTVTALKLMLDDNAYGLSRRRVTLSTSGVVPMIDKLAQECPVALAVSLHASNDALRDGLVPLNKKYPLVELMAACKRYLEYAPRDFITFEYCMLDGVNDTDENARELIALVRSKGREVPCKFNLIPFNPFPESGLLRSNNARIKAFAQVLMDAGIVTTIRKTRGDDIDAACGQLAGEVQDRTKVQERMQKMAEYQKKFGKDFGRIVEIST, from the coding sequence ATGACGACTCTCACCAACCTGCTGGACTTCGATCCCGCGCAACTCGTCGCCTACTGTGGCGAGTTGGGTGAGAAGCCGTTTCGCGCCAAGCAATTGCAACGCTGGATACACCAGTACGGCATCGCTGATTTCACTGCCATGACGGATCTGGCCAAGTCGCTGCGCGACAAGCTGGCCACGCGCGCCTTTGTCGCTGCACCGTCCGTGATCAGCGACCATACCTCGACCGATGGCACCCGCAAGTGGCTGCTGGATGTGGGGCAGGGCAATGCGGTGGAAACGGTCTTTATTCCGGAAGAAAACCGCGGCACGCTGTGCATCTCGACACAGGCCGGCTGCGCGGTCAATTGCCGCTTCTGCTCGACCGGCAAGCAGGGATTCAGCCGCAACCTGACGGTGGGCGAGATTATCGGCCAGTTGTGGATGGCTGAATTTGAATTGCGCAAGACCAAGGGCATCGAGGCAGGCCCCAAGGGCGAGCGCCAGATTACCAATGTGGTCATGATGGGGATGGGTGAGCCGCTGCTCAATTTCGAGCCGACCGTGACCGCCCTGAAGCTGATGCTTGACGATAACGCCTATGGCTTGTCGCGCCGGCGCGTGACGCTGTCGACCAGTGGCGTGGTGCCAATGATCGACAAGCTGGCGCAGGAATGCCCGGTCGCCCTGGCAGTGTCGCTACATGCGTCCAACGATGCGTTGCGCGACGGCCTGGTGCCATTGAACAAAAAATATCCGCTGGTCGAATTGATGGCAGCCTGCAAGCGTTACCTCGAGTATGCGCCGCGCGACTTCATCACTTTCGAATATTGCATGCTGGATGGCGTCAATGATACTGACGAAAATGCCCGCGAGCTCATCGCGCTGGTCAGGAGCAAGGGGCGCGAAGTGCCCTGCAAGTTCAACCTGATTCCGTTCAACCCCTTTCCGGAGTCGGGCCTGCTGCGCTCGAATAATGCCCGCATCAAGGCATTTGCCCAGGTCCTGATGGACGCCGGAATCGTAACTACCATACGCAAGACGCGCGGCGACGATATCGACGCAGCCTGCGGCCAGTTGGCCGGTGAGGTGCAGGACCGTACCAAGGTGCAGGAACGCATGCAGAAAATGGCGGAATACCAAAAAAAATTCGGCAAGGATTTCGGCCGCATCGTGGAGATATCGACATGA
- the ndk gene encoding nucleoside-diphosphate kinase, translated as MAIERTLSIIKPDAVAKNVIGQIYSRFENAGLKVVAARMAQLSRAEAEGFYAVHRERPFFKDLVDFMVSGPVMIQVLEGEGAIAKNRDLMGATDPKKAEKGTIRADFADSIDANAVHGSDAAETAAVEIAYYFPALNVYSR; from the coding sequence ATGGCAATCGAACGCACCCTGTCGATCATCAAGCCCGACGCAGTCGCCAAAAACGTAATCGGCCAGATCTACAGCCGTTTTGAAAACGCTGGCCTGAAGGTCGTTGCTGCACGCATGGCGCAACTGTCGCGCGCTGAAGCCGAAGGCTTCTATGCCGTGCACCGCGAACGTCCTTTCTTCAAGGACCTGGTTGACTTCATGGTTTCCGGCCCGGTCATGATCCAGGTGCTGGAAGGCGAAGGCGCCATTGCCAAGAACCGCGACCTGATGGGTGCTACCGATCCGAAGAAAGCAGAAAAAGGCACGATCCGCGCCGATTTCGCCGATTCGATCGACGCCAATGCCGTGCACGGTTCCGACGCTGCAGAAACTGCCGCCGTCGAAATCGCCTACTACTTCCCGGCTCTGAACGTCTACTCGCGTTAA
- a CDS encoding Bax inhibitor-1/YccA family protein — MNQPLQHTYSTTGQSAVARNKVLRNTYLLLALSMVPTVLGAWLGVQLKFSFMAGSPFLGFIVFLAIAFGFMYAIEKTKHSATGVAVLLGFTFFMGLMLSRLISHTLGYSNGASLIMTAFGGTAAIFATMATIATVSKRDFSGMGKWLFVGVLVALVAMVANIFLQLPALQLALSVILIGIFSAYILYDVQQIINGGETNYITATLSIYLDIYNIFANLLSILGIFGGDD, encoded by the coding sequence ATGAACCAACCCCTGCAACATACCTACAGCACTACCGGCCAGTCGGCCGTTGCGCGCAACAAGGTATTGCGCAATACCTACCTGCTGCTTGCGCTATCGATGGTACCTACCGTGCTGGGTGCCTGGTTGGGCGTGCAACTCAAGTTTTCCTTCATGGCCGGCAGCCCGTTCCTGGGCTTCATTGTCTTCCTGGCGATCGCCTTCGGATTCATGTACGCCATTGAGAAAACCAAGCATTCTGCCACCGGCGTAGCCGTATTGCTGGGCTTCACCTTCTTCATGGGCCTGATGCTCTCTCGCCTGATCAGCCATACCCTGGGCTATTCTAACGGTGCTTCGCTGATCATGACGGCGTTCGGCGGCACGGCAGCGATCTTCGCGACGATGGCAACTATTGCCACTGTGTCCAAGCGCGATTTCTCCGGCATGGGCAAGTGGCTGTTCGTTGGCGTTCTGGTGGCGCTGGTGGCCATGGTCGCCAATATTTTCCTGCAATTACCGGCATTGCAACTTGCCCTGTCGGTCATCCTGATCGGCATTTTTTCGGCCTATATCCTGTATGACGTGCAGCAAATCATCAATGGCGGCGAAACCAACTACATTACCGCCACCTTGAGCATCTACCTGGATATCTACAATATCTTCGCCAACCTGTTGTCGATTCTGGGGATTTTCGGCGGCGACGATTAA